A stretch of the Vigna radiata var. radiata cultivar VC1973A chromosome 7, Vradiata_ver6, whole genome shotgun sequence genome encodes the following:
- the LOC106765383 gene encoding uncharacterized protein LOC106765383 isoform X1, producing the protein MRKNKCHREAVTDGTRGSGGTLTFYFSTTVVFLLLLPFAHSSQSSFCSKPNLTPMVRTVNRIWKIFCQKMQGSKNQCQLSEMKCNTSSLGSFFGLLDANFFEDKQTGEIAEGAKEFNIPIIKANRKLVAYENGGLHYPSPLVFNADWNYDPVHYENKGFNYPSISGIQRPESEDDIAFMSVLELGELIKTKQITSQQLTQIFLRRLKKYNPTLEAVVTCTEELAQEQAKEADKLLSQGVYLGPLHGIPYGLKDIISVPKYKTTWGSKSFKNQIINNEAWVYKRLKSAGAVLVAKLVSGSLAYDDIWFGGRTRNPWNIEEFSTGSSAGPAASTSAGMVPFAFGTETAGSITYPAARCGVTALRPTFGTIGRSGVMSISESLDKLGPFCRSATDCAIILDIVRGRDLDDPSSKDSSLDDPFLVDISKLTVGYLDDADMEVVHVLASKGVKMVPFKLNYTVDSVQGILNFTMDVDMLAHFDEWQRSGDDNVYEAQDQWPTELRRSRIIPAVDYMQAQRARGRLIKEIRESFTVDALIGNATEWERVCIGNLVGLPVIVVPTGFKNISHPPAGGSRRRTTITTGIYAPPNRDHIALALAMAYQAVTNHHKQRPPINDLGPNDKIPGNTYPPRVLGMPPLSTR; encoded by the exons ATGCGGAAGAACAAGTGTCACCGAGAAGCAGTAACAGATGGCACACGTGGTAGCGGTGGCACTCTCACCTTCTACTTTTCAACAACTGTTGTATTTCTTCTGCTTCTGCCTTTCGCTCACTCTTCTCAATCCTCCTTTTGTTCAAAACCAAACCTAACACCAATG GTGAGAACCGTAAACAGAATATGGAAAATATTCTGCCAGAAAATGCAG GGAAGTAAAAATCAATGTCAATTATCAGAGATGAAATGTAATACTTCCAGCTTAGGAAGTTTCTTTGGATTACTTGACGCCAACTTCTTTGAAGATAAACAG ACTGGGGAGATTGCTGAGGGTGCAAAGGAATTCAATATTCCAATCATAAAAGCCAATAGAAAACTTGTAGCTTATGAGAATGGCGGGCTGCATTATCCTTCTCCTTTAGTTTTCAATGCTGATTGGAACTATGACCCAGTTCATTATGAAAACAAAGGCTTCAATTATCCTTCCATCTCTGGAATACAGAGACCTGAATCTGAAGATGATATTGCCTTTATGAGT GTTCTCGAGTTAGGTGAACTCatcaaaacaaagcaaattacTTCTCAGCAGCTTACACAAATATTCTTGCGGAGATTGAAAAA GTATAATCCTACTCTTGAAGCTGTAGTCACTTGTACCGAAGAGTTAGCACAGGAGCAAGCCAAAGAAGCAGATAAGTTGCTCAGCCAGGGAGTCTATCTGG GGCCTCTTCATGGGATTCCTTATGGATTGAAGGATATAATATCAGTGCCCAAATACAAAACGACCTGGggatcaaaatcattcaaaaatcaaattattaacaaCGAAGCTTGGGTCTATAAAAG ATTGAAGTCTGCCGGGGCTGTTCTAGTTGCAAAGCTTGTTTCTGGATCATTGGCATATGATGACATCTGGTTTGGTGGCAGAACTAGGAATCCATGGAATATTGAGGAATTTTCTACTGGGTCATCTGCTGGACCTGCAGCAAGCACCTCAGCCG GTATGGTTCCATTCGCGTTTGGTACAGAAACAGCTGGATCTATTACTTATCCAGCAGCTCGATGTGGGGTTACAGCATTGCGCCCAACTTTTGGAACTATTGGTCGAAGTGGTGTAATGAGCATTTCAGAAAGCTTG GATAAGCTCGGCCCTTTCTGTAGATCTGCTACTGATTGTGCTATTATTCTGGATATTGTTCGGGGAAGAGATCTCGATGATCCCTCGTCAAAAGATAGCTCCCTTGATGATCCATTCCTGGTTGACATTTCTAAATTGACCGTTGGGTATCTCGATGATGCTGATATGGAG GTTGTTCATGTTCTTGCATCAAAAGGTGTCAAGATGGTCCCTTTCAAACTGAATTACACAGTCGATTCTGTTCAAGGTATCTTAAATTTCACAATGGACGTTGACATGCTAGCACACTTTGATGAGTGGCAACGCTCAGGTGATGATAATGTGTATGAAGCCCAAGACCAGTGGCCCACAGAACTACGCCGAAGTCGCATAATTCCAGCAGTGGACTATATGCAG GCACAAAGAGCACGGGGAAGGCTAATAAAGGAAATAAGAGAGTCCTTCACTGTTGATGCATTGATTGGCAATGCAACTGAGTGGGAGAGAGTTTGTATTGGAAATCTTGTTGGTTTACCAGTCATAGTAGTGCCAACAGGATTTAAAAATATCTCTCATCCACCAGCAGGTGGAAGTAGAAGAAGAACTACAATCACCACTGGCATTTATGCTCCCCCTAACCGAGACCACATT GCTCTGGCGTTGGCAATGGCTTACCAAGCTGTCACCAATCACCACAAACAGCGGCCACCTATCAATGATCTCGGGCCAAATGATAAGATACCTGGTAATACCTACCCTCCCAGGGTTTTGGGCATGCCTCCTTTATCTACTCGTTAA
- the LOC106765383 gene encoding uncharacterized protein LOC106765383 isoform X2, translating to MRKNKCHREAVTDGTRGSGGTLTFYFSTTVVFLLLLPFAHSSQSSFCSKPNLTPMGSKNQCQLSEMKCNTSSLGSFFGLLDANFFEDKQTGEIAEGAKEFNIPIIKANRKLVAYENGGLHYPSPLVFNADWNYDPVHYENKGFNYPSISGIQRPESEDDIAFMSVLELGELIKTKQITSQQLTQIFLRRLKKYNPTLEAVVTCTEELAQEQAKEADKLLSQGVYLGPLHGIPYGLKDIISVPKYKTTWGSKSFKNQIINNEAWVYKRLKSAGAVLVAKLVSGSLAYDDIWFGGRTRNPWNIEEFSTGSSAGPAASTSAGMVPFAFGTETAGSITYPAARCGVTALRPTFGTIGRSGVMSISESLDKLGPFCRSATDCAIILDIVRGRDLDDPSSKDSSLDDPFLVDISKLTVGYLDDADMEVVHVLASKGVKMVPFKLNYTVDSVQGILNFTMDVDMLAHFDEWQRSGDDNVYEAQDQWPTELRRSRIIPAVDYMQAQRARGRLIKEIRESFTVDALIGNATEWERVCIGNLVGLPVIVVPTGFKNISHPPAGGSRRRTTITTGIYAPPNRDHIALALAMAYQAVTNHHKQRPPINDLGPNDKIPGNTYPPRVLGMPPLSTR from the exons ATGCGGAAGAACAAGTGTCACCGAGAAGCAGTAACAGATGGCACACGTGGTAGCGGTGGCACTCTCACCTTCTACTTTTCAACAACTGTTGTATTTCTTCTGCTTCTGCCTTTCGCTCACTCTTCTCAATCCTCCTTTTGTTCAAAACCAAACCTAACACCAATG GGAAGTAAAAATCAATGTCAATTATCAGAGATGAAATGTAATACTTCCAGCTTAGGAAGTTTCTTTGGATTACTTGACGCCAACTTCTTTGAAGATAAACAG ACTGGGGAGATTGCTGAGGGTGCAAAGGAATTCAATATTCCAATCATAAAAGCCAATAGAAAACTTGTAGCTTATGAGAATGGCGGGCTGCATTATCCTTCTCCTTTAGTTTTCAATGCTGATTGGAACTATGACCCAGTTCATTATGAAAACAAAGGCTTCAATTATCCTTCCATCTCTGGAATACAGAGACCTGAATCTGAAGATGATATTGCCTTTATGAGT GTTCTCGAGTTAGGTGAACTCatcaaaacaaagcaaattacTTCTCAGCAGCTTACACAAATATTCTTGCGGAGATTGAAAAA GTATAATCCTACTCTTGAAGCTGTAGTCACTTGTACCGAAGAGTTAGCACAGGAGCAAGCCAAAGAAGCAGATAAGTTGCTCAGCCAGGGAGTCTATCTGG GGCCTCTTCATGGGATTCCTTATGGATTGAAGGATATAATATCAGTGCCCAAATACAAAACGACCTGGggatcaaaatcattcaaaaatcaaattattaacaaCGAAGCTTGGGTCTATAAAAG ATTGAAGTCTGCCGGGGCTGTTCTAGTTGCAAAGCTTGTTTCTGGATCATTGGCATATGATGACATCTGGTTTGGTGGCAGAACTAGGAATCCATGGAATATTGAGGAATTTTCTACTGGGTCATCTGCTGGACCTGCAGCAAGCACCTCAGCCG GTATGGTTCCATTCGCGTTTGGTACAGAAACAGCTGGATCTATTACTTATCCAGCAGCTCGATGTGGGGTTACAGCATTGCGCCCAACTTTTGGAACTATTGGTCGAAGTGGTGTAATGAGCATTTCAGAAAGCTTG GATAAGCTCGGCCCTTTCTGTAGATCTGCTACTGATTGTGCTATTATTCTGGATATTGTTCGGGGAAGAGATCTCGATGATCCCTCGTCAAAAGATAGCTCCCTTGATGATCCATTCCTGGTTGACATTTCTAAATTGACCGTTGGGTATCTCGATGATGCTGATATGGAG GTTGTTCATGTTCTTGCATCAAAAGGTGTCAAGATGGTCCCTTTCAAACTGAATTACACAGTCGATTCTGTTCAAGGTATCTTAAATTTCACAATGGACGTTGACATGCTAGCACACTTTGATGAGTGGCAACGCTCAGGTGATGATAATGTGTATGAAGCCCAAGACCAGTGGCCCACAGAACTACGCCGAAGTCGCATAATTCCAGCAGTGGACTATATGCAG GCACAAAGAGCACGGGGAAGGCTAATAAAGGAAATAAGAGAGTCCTTCACTGTTGATGCATTGATTGGCAATGCAACTGAGTGGGAGAGAGTTTGTATTGGAAATCTTGTTGGTTTACCAGTCATAGTAGTGCCAACAGGATTTAAAAATATCTCTCATCCACCAGCAGGTGGAAGTAGAAGAAGAACTACAATCACCACTGGCATTTATGCTCCCCCTAACCGAGACCACATT GCTCTGGCGTTGGCAATGGCTTACCAAGCTGTCACCAATCACCACAAACAGCGGCCACCTATCAATGATCTCGGGCCAAATGATAAGATACCTGGTAATACCTACCCTCCCAGGGTTTTGGGCATGCCTCCTTTATCTACTCGTTAA
- the LOC106765383 gene encoding uncharacterized protein LOC106765383 isoform X4, with amino-acid sequence MVYQHLCGQRINCIFSITVRTVNRIWKIFCQKMQGSKNQCQLSEMKCNTSSLGSFFGLLDANFFEDKQTGEIAEGAKEFNIPIIKANRKLVAYENGGLHYPSPLVFNADWNYDPVHYENKGFNYPSISGIQRPESEDDIAFMSVLELGELIKTKQITSQQLTQIFLRRLKKYNPTLEAVVTCTEELAQEQAKEADKLLSQGVYLGPLHGIPYGLKDIISVPKYKTTWGSKSFKNQIINNEAWVYKRLKSAGAVLVAKLVSGSLAYDDIWFGGRTRNPWNIEEFSTGSSAGPAASTSAGMVPFAFGTETAGSITYPAARCGVTALRPTFGTIGRSGVMSISESLDKLGPFCRSATDCAIILDIVRGRDLDDPSSKDSSLDDPFLVDISKLTVGYLDDADMEVVHVLASKGVKMVPFKLNYTVDSVQGILNFTMDVDMLAHFDEWQRSGDDNVYEAQDQWPTELRRSRIIPAVDYMQAQRARGRLIKEIRESFTVDALIGNATEWERVCIGNLVGLPVIVVPTGFKNISHPPAGGSRRRTTITTGIYAPPNRDHIALALAMAYQAVTNHHKQRPPINDLGPNDKIPGNTYPPRVLGMPPLSTR; translated from the exons ATGGTTTACCAGCATTTATGCGGTCAACgaatcaactgcattttttCGATTACT GTGAGAACCGTAAACAGAATATGGAAAATATTCTGCCAGAAAATGCAG GGAAGTAAAAATCAATGTCAATTATCAGAGATGAAATGTAATACTTCCAGCTTAGGAAGTTTCTTTGGATTACTTGACGCCAACTTCTTTGAAGATAAACAG ACTGGGGAGATTGCTGAGGGTGCAAAGGAATTCAATATTCCAATCATAAAAGCCAATAGAAAACTTGTAGCTTATGAGAATGGCGGGCTGCATTATCCTTCTCCTTTAGTTTTCAATGCTGATTGGAACTATGACCCAGTTCATTATGAAAACAAAGGCTTCAATTATCCTTCCATCTCTGGAATACAGAGACCTGAATCTGAAGATGATATTGCCTTTATGAGT GTTCTCGAGTTAGGTGAACTCatcaaaacaaagcaaattacTTCTCAGCAGCTTACACAAATATTCTTGCGGAGATTGAAAAA GTATAATCCTACTCTTGAAGCTGTAGTCACTTGTACCGAAGAGTTAGCACAGGAGCAAGCCAAAGAAGCAGATAAGTTGCTCAGCCAGGGAGTCTATCTGG GGCCTCTTCATGGGATTCCTTATGGATTGAAGGATATAATATCAGTGCCCAAATACAAAACGACCTGGggatcaaaatcattcaaaaatcaaattattaacaaCGAAGCTTGGGTCTATAAAAG ATTGAAGTCTGCCGGGGCTGTTCTAGTTGCAAAGCTTGTTTCTGGATCATTGGCATATGATGACATCTGGTTTGGTGGCAGAACTAGGAATCCATGGAATATTGAGGAATTTTCTACTGGGTCATCTGCTGGACCTGCAGCAAGCACCTCAGCCG GTATGGTTCCATTCGCGTTTGGTACAGAAACAGCTGGATCTATTACTTATCCAGCAGCTCGATGTGGGGTTACAGCATTGCGCCCAACTTTTGGAACTATTGGTCGAAGTGGTGTAATGAGCATTTCAGAAAGCTTG GATAAGCTCGGCCCTTTCTGTAGATCTGCTACTGATTGTGCTATTATTCTGGATATTGTTCGGGGAAGAGATCTCGATGATCCCTCGTCAAAAGATAGCTCCCTTGATGATCCATTCCTGGTTGACATTTCTAAATTGACCGTTGGGTATCTCGATGATGCTGATATGGAG GTTGTTCATGTTCTTGCATCAAAAGGTGTCAAGATGGTCCCTTTCAAACTGAATTACACAGTCGATTCTGTTCAAGGTATCTTAAATTTCACAATGGACGTTGACATGCTAGCACACTTTGATGAGTGGCAACGCTCAGGTGATGATAATGTGTATGAAGCCCAAGACCAGTGGCCCACAGAACTACGCCGAAGTCGCATAATTCCAGCAGTGGACTATATGCAG GCACAAAGAGCACGGGGAAGGCTAATAAAGGAAATAAGAGAGTCCTTCACTGTTGATGCATTGATTGGCAATGCAACTGAGTGGGAGAGAGTTTGTATTGGAAATCTTGTTGGTTTACCAGTCATAGTAGTGCCAACAGGATTTAAAAATATCTCTCATCCACCAGCAGGTGGAAGTAGAAGAAGAACTACAATCACCACTGGCATTTATGCTCCCCCTAACCGAGACCACATT GCTCTGGCGTTGGCAATGGCTTACCAAGCTGTCACCAATCACCACAAACAGCGGCCACCTATCAATGATCTCGGGCCAAATGATAAGATACCTGGTAATACCTACCCTCCCAGGGTTTTGGGCATGCCTCCTTTATCTACTCGTTAA
- the LOC106765383 gene encoding uncharacterized protein LOC106765383 isoform X3, with protein MRKNKCHREAVTDGTRGSGGTLTFYFSTTVVFLLLLPFAHSSQSSFCSKPNLTPMVRTVNRIWKIFCQKMQGSKNQCQLSEMKCNTSSLGSFFGLLDANFFEDKQTGEIAEGAKEFNIPIIKANRKLVAYENGGLHYPSPLVFNADWNYDPVHYENKGFNYPSISGIQRPESEDDIAFMSVLELGELIKTKQITSQQLTQIFLRRLKKYNPTLEAVVTCTEELAQEQAKEADKLLSQGVYLGPLHGIPYGLKDIISVPKYKTTWGSKSFKNQIINNEAWVYKRLKSAGAVLVAKLVSGSLAYDDIWFGGRTRNPWNIEEFSTGSSAGPAASTSAGMVPFAFGTETAGSITYPAARCGVTALRPTFGTIGRSGVMSISESLDKLGPFCRSATDCAIILDIVRGRDLDDPSSKDSSLDDPFLVDISKLTVGYLDDADMEVVHVLASKGVKMVPFKLNYTVDSVQGDDNVYEAQDQWPTELRRSRIIPAVDYMQAQRARGRLIKEIRESFTVDALIGNATEWERVCIGNLVGLPVIVVPTGFKNISHPPAGGSRRRTTITTGIYAPPNRDHIALALAMAYQAVTNHHKQRPPINDLGPNDKIPGNTYPPRVLGMPPLSTR; from the exons ATGCGGAAGAACAAGTGTCACCGAGAAGCAGTAACAGATGGCACACGTGGTAGCGGTGGCACTCTCACCTTCTACTTTTCAACAACTGTTGTATTTCTTCTGCTTCTGCCTTTCGCTCACTCTTCTCAATCCTCCTTTTGTTCAAAACCAAACCTAACACCAATG GTGAGAACCGTAAACAGAATATGGAAAATATTCTGCCAGAAAATGCAG GGAAGTAAAAATCAATGTCAATTATCAGAGATGAAATGTAATACTTCCAGCTTAGGAAGTTTCTTTGGATTACTTGACGCCAACTTCTTTGAAGATAAACAG ACTGGGGAGATTGCTGAGGGTGCAAAGGAATTCAATATTCCAATCATAAAAGCCAATAGAAAACTTGTAGCTTATGAGAATGGCGGGCTGCATTATCCTTCTCCTTTAGTTTTCAATGCTGATTGGAACTATGACCCAGTTCATTATGAAAACAAAGGCTTCAATTATCCTTCCATCTCTGGAATACAGAGACCTGAATCTGAAGATGATATTGCCTTTATGAGT GTTCTCGAGTTAGGTGAACTCatcaaaacaaagcaaattacTTCTCAGCAGCTTACACAAATATTCTTGCGGAGATTGAAAAA GTATAATCCTACTCTTGAAGCTGTAGTCACTTGTACCGAAGAGTTAGCACAGGAGCAAGCCAAAGAAGCAGATAAGTTGCTCAGCCAGGGAGTCTATCTGG GGCCTCTTCATGGGATTCCTTATGGATTGAAGGATATAATATCAGTGCCCAAATACAAAACGACCTGGggatcaaaatcattcaaaaatcaaattattaacaaCGAAGCTTGGGTCTATAAAAG ATTGAAGTCTGCCGGGGCTGTTCTAGTTGCAAAGCTTGTTTCTGGATCATTGGCATATGATGACATCTGGTTTGGTGGCAGAACTAGGAATCCATGGAATATTGAGGAATTTTCTACTGGGTCATCTGCTGGACCTGCAGCAAGCACCTCAGCCG GTATGGTTCCATTCGCGTTTGGTACAGAAACAGCTGGATCTATTACTTATCCAGCAGCTCGATGTGGGGTTACAGCATTGCGCCCAACTTTTGGAACTATTGGTCGAAGTGGTGTAATGAGCATTTCAGAAAGCTTG GATAAGCTCGGCCCTTTCTGTAGATCTGCTACTGATTGTGCTATTATTCTGGATATTGTTCGGGGAAGAGATCTCGATGATCCCTCGTCAAAAGATAGCTCCCTTGATGATCCATTCCTGGTTGACATTTCTAAATTGACCGTTGGGTATCTCGATGATGCTGATATGGAG GTTGTTCATGTTCTTGCATCAAAAGGTGTCAAGATGGTCCCTTTCAAACTGAATTACACAGTCGATTCTGTTCAAG GTGATGATAATGTGTATGAAGCCCAAGACCAGTGGCCCACAGAACTACGCCGAAGTCGCATAATTCCAGCAGTGGACTATATGCAG GCACAAAGAGCACGGGGAAGGCTAATAAAGGAAATAAGAGAGTCCTTCACTGTTGATGCATTGATTGGCAATGCAACTGAGTGGGAGAGAGTTTGTATTGGAAATCTTGTTGGTTTACCAGTCATAGTAGTGCCAACAGGATTTAAAAATATCTCTCATCCACCAGCAGGTGGAAGTAGAAGAAGAACTACAATCACCACTGGCATTTATGCTCCCCCTAACCGAGACCACATT GCTCTGGCGTTGGCAATGGCTTACCAAGCTGTCACCAATCACCACAAACAGCGGCCACCTATCAATGATCTCGGGCCAAATGATAAGATACCTGGTAATACCTACCCTCCCAGGGTTTTGGGCATGCCTCCTTTATCTACTCGTTAA